The sequence CGTGGACGATATGGACGGAATGGACAAAATGGACGATATTGACAGGAGAAACGACCTGTCGAAGGGCTCTGACTATCCTGTCCGTCCCGTCCATGTTGTCCATTCCGTCCATATCGTCCATTCACGCCGTGGCAGACCGCCATCTCCGCCCTTGCCGCATCCGCGCCGGGTGCGGTACCATAAGGGCAGGGGCCGCGCGAAGCGCCCCGCAACTCCGGCCCAAGAGGAATCATCCGTGCCCGCAGACTATGACCCGCTCAAGGCGGAGCGCATGCTGGAAGAGCAGGCGCGCAAGGAAAGCCTCAGTTTTCAGTCGCTCATCGAGGAAATGGGCGATTTGCCCGCCGCGCAGGCCCCCCAGACCGGTGAGGAGAGCCCCGCCGGGCCCGGGGACAGGAACCTCGCCACGGGGTCGCTCGCGGATGCGGAGTATGTCGGGTTTGGCGGCGGCACCGTGGCCGGGGACGCGGATGAGGCGGCAGCCCGGCGGCGCAAGAAAAACGAGGACGATTTCCGGGTGCTCACGGGCAGCAGCCCCAAGCGCACCCCGATCTGGCTGCAAACCCTGCTGATGGGGGGCATCGCGGTCCTGCTGCTCCTGCCGGTGTCCGGCAGGGCCTCCGGATATGTCTACTACCAGCCCTGGTATTCCTACGGGGTGATCTTTCTGGCGGCCGTGACCATTCTGTGGTCTCTCTACGGCATGTACCGCGAGGACGAGAACCGCGACCGGGGCCTGTGCGCCATCGGACTCGTGATGGGGATTGCCGCGGGGATTGTGGCGTACCTGGTGAGCGCGCCCACCCCCCTGCCGAGATAACCGCCCGCGGGCGGAACAAGGAGCACCGCATGGACATCACCGCCGCCGACGTCATCGTCTTCTTCACGACCTACAAGTGGTGGTTCTTCGCACTCCTGCCCTTCGCCATCGTCATTGTCGTCCTCAAGATGCGGGGGTAGGCCCGGTCAGGGGGCGGGCGTGCGCCGCAGGAGGAATTCCCGCAGCGGCCCCGTGTACGCCTCTCCGGAGGAGAACTTGCCGCCGCCGTGGCTGCCCGTGATCTGTGCGAAGGCCTTCGGCTCTTTCGCCGCCGCAAACAGCCGCTCCCCGTGCGCCAAGGGGATGGTGTCGTCGTCCGCGCTGTGCAGCACCAGCAGGGGCGCGCGAAAACGCGGCGCCTTGTCAATGTTCCGGAACCGGATGCGCGTCAGCAGGGGATGGGGCAGCCCCGGCAGGGTGTCCCGCACCGCCTCGGGCACGGAGGTGAAGGTGCATTCCAGCACCACCGCCGCAGGTTGGACCTCGGCGGCCAGATCGGAGGTCACGCCGCCGCCCAGGGACGCGCCCGCCAGCACCACCCGTTCCGGCGGCACGCCGAGGGTTTCCGTAAGGTGCCGCCACACCGCCCGGATGTCCGCGTAGCACCGCTGCTCCGAGGGTTTCCCCGTGCTGAGTCCATAGCCGCCGTAGTCGTAAAGCAGCACCGAGAACCCCAGGTCCCGGAAAATCCGCGCGTCGTCCAGATAGTGCGAGATGTTCTTGCCGCTGCCGTGGGAGAAGAGCACCGCGCCCCGCGCCTCCTCCAGGGGCATCCACCAGCCGTGCGTGACGCCCCCCGGCACCTCCAGCCGGAACTCGTCAAAGGTCCAGCCCAAGTCCTCCGGGGTCTGGAGAATCTCCGCCGTGCGGCCGTTGAACAGGATCGTCTCCTGAAACAGCCACACGCCCCCGCACAGGAGCAGCAGGAGAACCAGTGCCGCACCCGCCCCCCATTTCGCCGCGCGCCGGATCCACACGGAAACCCGCTCCTTTCGATGACCGCCGGCCCGTCCGGCGGGGGGGCACATCAGACCACGCCGCGCCGGCGCGGGTCAAGCCGGACCGGGGAAAATGCCTGAAGTAAACGGTGCCTTCGCGGGCATGAGATTGCTTCGCTACGCTCGCAATGACGGGTGGTCGGCGGTCTCGCGTTGAACCGGTCGGCCACCCGTCATTGCGAGCGTAGCGAAGCAACCTTGTTCCCGCCAACGCCCCGGCCGACGCGGCAATCTCTTGTCGGGAGGCCTCCGGTTTCGCGCGTTCGCCGGTCCGGCTTGCGCCCAGCCCCCCTGCGCGGACATACTGGACGCCCAACCCAACCAAAGGAGCCTTCCCATGACATCGCGGCATTTCCCCGGAACCAAGGTCGTGTTTGCGGTTCTCTTCCTCGCGGCGGTGGGCGTTTTGGCCGCCGGCGTGACCGCTGTCTCGGCGGCCGAACCGGCCCAGGCCGATGCCAAGGCCGCGCCCGTGCTGCGGCATGTGGTGCTTTTCGGCTTCAAGCCCGAGGCGACGCCGGAGGACGTCAAGACGGTGGAGGACGCCTTCGCCGCCCTGCCGACCAAGATCAACGGCGTTATCGGCTACGAGTGGGGCACCAACGTCAGCCCGGAGAAGCTTGACCAGGGCCACACCCACTGCTTCTTTCTCACCTTCGCCAACGAGAAGGACCGCGACGCCTATCTGGTCCACCCCGAGCACAAGGCCTTCGGCAAGCTGCTGGGGCCCCATCTTGCCAAGGTGACGGTGCTGGACTACTTCGTCAAGCCCTGACCCGCGCCAAAGACCGGGCAGGCGGGACGCCTGCGCTACGGAGAGGCGCC comes from Candidatus Hydrogenedentota bacterium and encodes:
- a CDS encoding alpha/beta hydrolase, producing MWIRRAAKWGAGAALVLLLLLCGGVWLFQETILFNGRTAEILQTPEDLGWTFDEFRLEVPGGVTHGWWMPLEEARGAVLFSHGSGKNISHYLDDARIFRDLGFSVLLYDYGGYGLSTGKPSEQRCYADIRAVWRHLTETLGVPPERVVLAGASLGGGVTSDLAAEVQPAAVVLECTFTSVPEAVRDTLPGLPHPLLTRIRFRNIDKAPRFRAPLLVLHSADDDTIPLAHGERLFAAAKEPKAFAQITGSHGGGKFSSGEAYTGPLREFLLRRTPAP
- a CDS encoding Dabb family protein, encoding MTSRHFPGTKVVFAVLFLAAVGVLAAGVTAVSAAEPAQADAKAAPVLRHVVLFGFKPEATPEDVKTVEDAFAALPTKINGVIGYEWGTNVSPEKLDQGHTHCFFLTFANEKDRDAYLVHPEHKAFGKLLGPHLAKVTVLDYFVKP